A single region of the Lactobacillus xylocopicola genome encodes:
- a CDS encoding ABC transporter permease produces the protein MLKVTPKTKRILVPLISIIAGFLIGALIMLVWSYNPLDAYTSMFTSALGNLNGLGETIREATPLIFTAIGFAIASQAGFFNIGLPGQAQAGWLAAIWVVLANPQLPKVILLPLAIVSGVLAGAVVAGLAGGLRAQFGTNEVITTIMINYIVLYTCQYLTQQVMPARLRLDIDTTKTISANGSLKIPWLSTMFGDSRINAGIFIAIVAVFFYWYLMKKTTTGFEIQAVGTNPFASRYAGMSTKKNIMISMLLSGGFAGLGGVVQGLGTYQNYFTQTTSLDIGWDGLSVALLGGGTALGILLAAILFSILKIGGLGMQTIAGIPYEIVSIVIAAIIFFVAIQYVIGLLFKNKQTTQSKRRETITKESASHRQASEGGQV, from the coding sequence TTGCTTAAAGTGACTCCTAAAACAAAAAGAATTTTGGTGCCCTTAATCTCAATTATTGCGGGTTTTTTAATCGGTGCGCTGATCATGCTAGTGTGGAGTTACAATCCGCTGGACGCTTACACGTCGATGTTTACTAGCGCTCTGGGCAACTTGAACGGGCTTGGTGAGACCATCCGTGAAGCCACGCCCCTGATTTTTACTGCTATTGGCTTTGCCATTGCTTCGCAGGCGGGTTTTTTCAATATTGGCTTGCCAGGACAGGCGCAGGCCGGCTGGCTTGCAGCAATTTGGGTCGTGCTAGCTAATCCGCAACTGCCTAAAGTTATCCTGCTTCCACTGGCCATTGTTAGCGGCGTCTTAGCTGGTGCTGTAGTGGCAGGACTGGCCGGCGGCTTGCGGGCCCAGTTTGGCACTAACGAAGTAATTACGACGATTATGATTAATTACATTGTCTTGTATACTTGTCAGTACTTAACTCAGCAAGTGATGCCGGCTAGGCTACGCCTAGATATTGACACGACTAAGACCATCAGCGCTAACGGTAGCCTGAAGATTCCTTGGTTGAGTACGATGTTTGGCGATTCGCGGATCAATGCTGGCATCTTCATTGCAATCGTGGCCGTTTTCTTTTACTGGTATCTAATGAAAAAGACGACAACTGGTTTTGAAATCCAGGCGGTTGGAACTAATCCCTTTGCTAGTCGGTATGCTGGCATGTCGACTAAGAAGAATATCATGATCTCGATGCTTCTATCAGGTGGCTTTGCTGGTTTGGGCGGTGTCGTCCAAGGCCTGGGGACTTACCAGAACTACTTTACGCAAACCACTAGTCTTGATATTGGTTGGGATGGACTGTCCGTTGCCCTTTTGGGAGGTGGGACCGCGTTAGGTATTTTGCTGGCCGCCATCTTGTTTTCAATTTTAAAGATTGGTGGTCTAGGCATGCAAACAATTGCCGGGATTCCGTATGAAATTGTGTCCATTGTGATTGCCGCAATCATCTTTTTCGTAGCAATCCAATACGTTATTGGGCTGCTATTTAAGAATAAGCAAACCACCCAAAGCAAGCGCCGGGAAACAATTACCAAAGAATCAGCTAGCCACCGGCAGGCTAGTGAAGGAGGACAGGTCTAA
- a CDS encoding ABC transporter ATP-binding protein, with the protein MNETTNVIEMRHIVKDFNGFKANDDINLTLKQGEILALLGENGAGKSTLMSILSGLMMPTAGEIKVRGQEVAVKNPTVAKDLGIGMVHQHFMLMDSFTVLENIILGHEPSHGPKLDFTKAKQEIEALSDCYNLNVDPLKKVSEITVAQQQRVEILKILYRGADIMIFDEPTAVLTPQEITEFIQILKELAAEGKSIILITHKLEEIKRTADEVTVIRAGQSVGTFKVKEVSDNRLAELMVGRHVNMQLDKPSTELGQTMLKVDKLKVKNRQAVWALKGLSFDLRGGEILGVAGIDGNGQDELVRALTGLQHVDSGHVIIADQDMTNQNVRKITSSGVAHIPADRQKYGLILPFSVAANLSLQTYYQAPFSKYNVMHHEVINKFADDLIDQYDIRTKGSAEPVGDLSGGNQQKVIIARELSRDSNLIIAFQPTRGLDVGAIEYIHQQLLLERAKGKAILLVSYELDEIMQLSDRIIVLHDGTISGEVKPEETSDEELGLLMTGFKKEGTTLA; encoded by the coding sequence ATGAACGAGACGACAAATGTAATTGAAATGCGGCACATCGTCAAGGATTTCAATGGGTTCAAGGCTAATGATGACATTAATTTAACGTTAAAGCAGGGCGAAATTCTGGCTTTACTTGGTGAAAATGGCGCCGGTAAGTCAACCTTAATGAGTATTTTGTCCGGATTGATGATGCCTACTGCGGGTGAAATTAAGGTGCGCGGCCAGGAAGTCGCTGTTAAAAATCCAACTGTTGCCAAAGATTTAGGAATTGGAATGGTGCACCAACACTTTATGTTGATGGATTCCTTTACTGTTCTGGAAAACATTATTCTGGGCCATGAACCAAGCCATGGCCCGAAGCTGGATTTTACCAAGGCCAAGCAGGAAATTGAGGCCTTGTCGGATTGCTATAACCTCAACGTTGATCCGCTCAAAAAGGTAAGTGAGATTACGGTAGCGCAGCAGCAACGCGTAGAAATTCTTAAGATTCTTTACCGCGGTGCTGACATCATGATTTTTGACGAACCAACTGCTGTTTTGACCCCGCAAGAAATTACGGAATTCATCCAAATTTTGAAGGAACTGGCCGCTGAAGGCAAGTCCATTATCTTAATTACCCATAAGCTTGAGGAAATTAAGCGGACTGCTGATGAGGTGACGGTTATTCGCGCTGGACAAAGCGTGGGCACCTTTAAGGTAAAGGAGGTTTCGGACAACCGTTTAGCGGAGCTAATGGTTGGGCGGCACGTCAATATGCAGTTGGATAAGCCCAGCACTGAATTGGGTCAGACCATGCTGAAGGTAGACAAGCTCAAAGTGAAAAATAGGCAAGCAGTTTGGGCACTCAAGGGGCTGTCCTTTGACCTGCGGGGCGGTGAGATTTTGGGTGTTGCTGGGATTGACGGCAACGGTCAGGATGAACTGGTGCGGGCACTAACTGGCTTGCAGCACGTTGACTCAGGGCACGTAATCATTGCTGATCAGGACATGACCAACCAAAATGTGCGTAAGATCACTTCTAGCGGGGTTGCGCATATTCCAGCTGACCGCCAAAAATACGGCTTAATTTTGCCATTTTCGGTTGCGGCCAATCTTAGTCTGCAGACCTACTATCAAGCACCGTTTTCAAAGTACAATGTAATGCACCATGAGGTCATTAATAAGTTCGCTGATGACCTTATTGACCAGTATGATATTAGGACAAAGGGTAGTGCAGAACCGGTTGGCGACCTATCTGGTGGAAATCAGCAAAAGGTCATTATTGCGCGCGAGTTGAGCCGTGATAGTAACCTGATTATTGCCTTTCAGCCGACCCGCGGTTTGGACGTTGGTGCAATCGAGTACATTCACCAGCAGTTATTGCTTGAACGAGCCAAGGGCAAGGCGATTCTGCTGGTGTCCTATGAATTGGATGAAATCATGCAACTTTCAGACCGTATTATTGTCCTGCATGACGGCACTATTTCGGGTGAAGTAAAGCCGGAAGAAACCAGTGATGAGGAACTAGGCCTGCTAATGACGGGCTTCAAGAAAGAAGGTACAACTCTTGCTTAA